GTACAGGGACTACCGCCGATTCGCGCTCACCGCTGGGGAGGGGTGCGCTCTCGAGATCGTCAGCGTCGGCAAgttccggtcggggaagaacgCTGCTCGCTCGCCGCGTCGGACAAAGGGTCCCAAGAGCCCGCACGTCGCGGCGCCACCGGTTGATGCGGAGATCAATGACACGGTCCCGGTGGTTGGGTCAGAGGCAGAGTTCAGGAAAGGGAAGTACTTGTACTACATGAGGGGCGGTGATCATTGCAAGAGCATGAACCAGTTCATATGGAGCTTCTTGTGTGGGCTTGGTGAGGCCAAGTTCTTGAACCGGACGTTCGTCATGGATTTGAACATGTGCTTGTCCGGGGCTCACACGGAGGATGGCAGGGACGTGGATGGGAAGGATTTTAGGTTCTACTTTGATTTTGAGCACTTGAAGGACTCTGTGTCTCTGGTGGAGGAAGGGGATTTTCTCAAGGATTGGCGGCGCTGGGACAAAAAGAAGGGTCCAGGACGGATCACGGTGCGCAAGGTACCAACATACAAGGTGACTCCAATGCAACTTAGGAGGGAGAAAAGCAACATCATTTGGAGGCAGTTTGACGGGAAGGAGCCTGAGAATTACTGGTACAGGGTTTGTGAGGGGCGAGCTGCCAAGGTCATCCAGAGGCCTTGGTATGCTATCTGGAAGTCGAAGAGGCTGATGAACATTGTAACTGAGATTGCAGGTAGGATGGATTGGGATTATGATGGCTTGCATGTGGTCCGAGGTTGGAAGGCACAGAACAAGAAGATGTACCCAAACTTGGATGATGACACGTCACCTGGGGCAATTGTCGAGAAGGTGACAAAGCTTATTAAGCCGATGCGGAACCTCTACATTGCAACAAATGAGCCATTTTATAACTACTTTGATAAGCTCAGGTCATACTTCCACGTGCATTTGCTTGATGATTATAAGGAGCTTTGGTCAAATACAAGTGAATGGTACAATGAAACGACGACGATTACTGGTGGGAAGCCAGTGCCGTTCGATGCATACATGAAGGTGATTGTCGACACCGAGGTATTCTATAGATCAAAGGCAAAGGTTGAAACTTTCAACAACCTGACGAGGGACTGCAAAGATGGAATCAATACCTGCAACTTGTGACATATGAGTTCATGTTGTGATAAGTATTGGTATATACTCTCCCACTGGCTGGCACATTTGAACTCAGAGGAACTTCACCCAGGGTTTGTCATTAGGCATACAATCTTGATATTGCTTGTTATAGCATGTTCAATTGATTACACGTTCATGTGAATCATGTgccctccttttttttgtataaTTTATTCTTCTTGTGCTCAAATCTCCAAGATCCAGATAGTTACTTGAACTTACTTCTTAATAGCCCTTTTGCAGTATGCCAACATCTCTGCTCTCTAAGTCCCCCATTTAGTTAGCTGGGGATTTGTGTCTGTTCCCATATGAGTGTTGCTGAATGTTCTTATGTTGGAAACGAATTTTCAGTTAACTTATATACAGTGCAATTTACTGTTAGAACAAAGGAAGGACATTACAGCTATC
This is a stretch of genomic DNA from Brachypodium distachyon strain Bd21 chromosome 1, Brachypodium_distachyon_v3.0, whole genome shotgun sequence. It encodes these proteins:
- the LOC100829568 gene encoding uncharacterized protein LOC100829568 is translated as MSSSDQEEEYHDEGSPLFRDDSEDSGRRRRSSSGPSSAAVGEVPVSQSIIKAASNVCFSLFVLAVLAITVAAVTYQPPDPWLQSSAALTTSLSRVLPNSTFLVPDDSLLPTGEDFNSSSSSAAAQRDATDQAAAADATPAAAAGSCDDNDPDAPVNCSDPRVLAAVKAFNAKAFFRKSIVFLSYEAPVPGPKPGECDVAWRFRNRREKSWRRYRDYRRFALTAGEGCALEIVSVGKFRSGKNAARSPRRTKGPKSPHVAAPPVDAEINDTVPVVGSEAEFRKGKYLYYMRGGDHCKSMNQFIWSFLCGLGEAKFLNRTFVMDLNMCLSGAHTEDGRDVDGKDFRFYFDFEHLKDSVSLVEEGDFLKDWRRWDKKKGPGRITVRKVPTYKVTPMQLRREKSNIIWRQFDGKEPENYWYRVCEGRAAKVIQRPWYAIWKSKRLMNIVTEIAGRMDWDYDGLHVVRGWKAQNKKMYPNLDDDTSPGAIVEKVTKLIKPMRNLYIATNEPFYNYFDKLRSYFHVHLLDDYKELWSNTSEWYNETTTITGGKPVPFDAYMKVIVDTEVFYRSKAKVETFNNLTRDCKDGINTCNL